Proteins found in one Planococcus citri chromosome 2, ihPlaCitr1.1, whole genome shotgun sequence genomic segment:
- the LOC135837151 gene encoding uncharacterized protein LOC135837151, whose amino-acid sequence MVNTCSLCGGKEGSLFRIPQINKQVGQVDQAVLKDRRRVWLNVYFKCRKKVFDKNIQNFRVCDRHFVTGKPAHFKDIKNEDWAPTRNLTRTPKKTNAVSPQSLKSPVTTPKSSVKDINWIYKRDRLRRKLFRNDPDFDEVHNGVAAENGMVVENIRNEIASENVGNNDEKNAQNTGTSEHIVDDKEIIANLLKQLTNSRLSNARLQYKVGQLSLTEASFENNDKKTKYFTGLSNFKLLKHILNYIDVSLNHVVVRKLTNFQKLLLTLMKLRKNYDFADLAYRFDISTDTASRVFEKVVVLLEYSLRYVVHWPERKNLRLLMPECFIAAFGNSVAVIIDTFGIKTERPSSMEAASLLYSTYYHAHTVKFLIGITPHCFISYISSGWGGRASDKHISEEPEFLDHLVPGDIVLADRGFRISEVVAVQQCTLKTPAFVKGKNQLHNKEIQESRSISAVRIHVERVIGVLRQKFEILNGVIPITILNCEHNGVPLLDIVLRTCCILTNLCDRIVDL is encoded by the exons aTGGTCAACACTTGTAGTTTATGTGGGGGAAAAGAGGGTTCCTTGTTTCGAATCCCCCAAATAAACAAGCAAGTTGGCCAAGTCGATCAAGCCGTTCTGAAAGATCGGCGAAGAGTTTGGTTGAATGTTTATTTCAAATGcagaaaaaaagtgtttgataaaaatatacAGAATTTCAGAGTTTGTGATCGGCATTTCGTTACTG GAAAACCGgctcattttaaagatatcAAGAATGAAGATTGGGCGCCTACTCGTAATCTTACTCGGactccaaaaaaaacaaatgctgTGTCGCCTCAATCTCTGAAATCACCCGTTACTACTCCTAAATCATCTGTCAAAGACATAAATTGGATATATAAACGCGATcgtttgagaagaaaattgttTCGAAATGATCCAGATTTTGATGAA GTGCACAATGGAGTAGCGGCTGAAAATGGAATGGTTGTGGAAAATATTCGTAATGAAATCGCATCTGAAAATGTAGGCaataacgacgaaaaaaat GCACAGAATACTGGCACATCAGAACATATTGTGGACGATAAAGAAATTATAGCAAATCTCCTGAAACAATTGACGAATTCACGTTTATCAAATGCTAGACTGCAATACAAAGTTGGACAATTATCATTGACAGAAGCGAGCTTCgaaaataatgacaaaaaaacgaaatatttcaccggactttcaaatttcaagttgttgaaACACATTCTAAATTACATTGACGTGTCTTTAAACCATGTGGTTGTTCGCAAATTgaccaactttcaaaaattactgctAACACTGATGAAGCTGaggaaaaattacgattttgcagatttggcatatcgatttg ATATCTCTACTGACACTGCTAGccgagtatttgaaaaagtagtgGTTCTATTAGAATACTCCTTGCGATATGTTGTTCATTGgccagaaagaaaaaatttgcgtCTGCTTATGCCGGAGTGTTTTATTGCAGCTTTTGGAAATTCAGTAGCAGTTATCATAGATACCTTTGGCATAAAAACAGAACGACCAAGTTCGATGGAAGCTGCTTCACTGCTGTATTCTACGTACTATCACGCTCATACGGTCAAATTTCTTATAGGAATCACACCTCACTGCTTCATTTCGTACATTTCATCTGGGTGGGGAGGCCGTGCATCTGACAAACACATTTCAGAGGAACCTGAGTTTCTAGACCATTTGGTACCAGGTGACATTGTTCTTGCTGATAGGGGATTTCGTATCAGCGAAGTGGTAGCAGTTCAACAGTGCACCTTAAAAACGCCTGCTTTTGttaaaggaaaaaatcaacttcataaTAAAGAAATACAAGAAAGTAGATCGATCTCTGCTGTCAGAATTCATGTTGAACGAGTAATCGGAGTTcttcgccaaaaatttgaaattttaaatggtgTAATTCCTatcacaattttgaattgtGAACACAATGGTGTCCCTTTACTCGATATTGTATTACGAACCTGCTGTATACTTACCAATTTATGTGATAGAATTgttgatttgtaa
- the LOC135837152 gene encoding uncharacterized protein LOC135837152 — translation MTSIKNYVLVMAEVKHSQKLNEKNLVPCVLINDEPKIICAGCTCIAGLDEACSHVGAILYYLLSLAIQKTSATDTTRTWGVPSQKFKLLPKKIGNINFVAAVKRKRNPELKAKKQITFKKYPAEKIHDLANLQQFLQGLEPSNPNCSAFSVVPPFQQNLARKIAKFPLIYNRLYTDENLSLNYDELVEKGKNLNFNLTISEIAQVELNTRKQSHCDDWFKIRKGRITASIVKEMCAAQGNFSNMSLIKKICYGVKFSNAATDWGCKHESDGINKYFSVRESQHYDLEVAPSGFFIHHAYFHLGATPDQLVRCACCGIGILEIKCPFCLRNKKMADLLYLEESNGSLSLRKNHNYHYQVQLQLMCCDVPYGDFLVWSESEEPFIQRIYPDRAVQQEIIQKSSAFFHNSILPELLARYGSRLRKLQL, via the exons atgacgtccatcaaaaattatgtattgGTGATGGCCGAG gtgaaacattcccaaaaattgaatgaaaagaaCCTTGTGCCTTGTGTGTTGATAAATGATGAACCGAAAATCATTTGCGCAGGCTGTACATGTATCGCCGGTCTTGATGAGGCATGCAGTCACGTCGGAGCTATATTGTATTATCTTCTCAGCTTGGCAATTCAGAAAACGAGTGCAACTGATACGACACGAACATGGGGTGTACCATCTCAAAAGTTTAAACTACTTCCTAAGAAAATcggaaatattaattttgtagCAGCAGTGAAAAGAAAACGTAATCCTGAGTTGAAAGCTAAGAAACAGATCACTTTTAAGAAGTACCCAGCTGAGAAGATCCATGACCTGGCTAATTTACAACAATTCCTTCAAGGATTGGAACCATCGAATCCGAATTGTTCGGCATTTAGCGTGGTACCGCCATTTCAACAGAATCTAGctagaaaaattgcgaaatttccTTTGATATATAATCGTCTGTATACTGACGAAAATTTGTCATTAAATTATGACGAATTAGTAGAGAAAGGGAAGAACTTAAACTTCAACTTGACGATCTCTGAAATTGCGCAAGTTGAATTGAATACAAGAAAACAAAGTCACTGTGAtgattggttcaaaatcagaaaagGTAGAATTACTGCTTCTATTGTAAAAGAAATGTGCGCTGCACAAGGTAACTTTTCTAACATGTCATTGATAAAGAAAATCTGTTACGGAGTGAAGTTTTCCAACGCAGCAACTGACTGGGGATGTAAACATGAATCTGATGGTATTAATAAATATTTCTCCGTTCGTGAAAGCCAGCACTACGATTTGGAGGTGGCTCCCAGTGGATTTTTTATACACCATGCTTACTTTCATTTGGGAGCGACTCCTGATCAGCTTGTAAGATGCGCCTGTTGCGGAAtaggaattttggaaattaaatgtCCATTTTGTCTTCGAAATAAAAAGATGGCGGACTTATTGTACCTGGAGGAGTCAAACGGTTCTTTATCATTACGTAAGAATCATAACTACCATTATCAAGTCCAACTTCAATTGATGTGCTGCGATGTCCCATATGGAGATTTTTTAGTTTGGAGTGAGTCAGAAGAACCTTTTATTCAACGCATTTACCCAGATAGAGCTGTGCAAcaagaaataattcaaaaaagttctgctttttttcacAACTCTATTCTTCCGGAATTACTGGCAAGATATGGCAGTCGTCTACGCAAGCTTCAACTATAA